One window of the Salvia miltiorrhiza cultivar Shanhuang (shh) chromosome 6, IMPLAD_Smil_shh, whole genome shotgun sequence genome contains the following:
- the LOC130987646 gene encoding AAA-ATPase ASD, mitochondrial-like, with the protein MFLKATFEQYLPHELKSSVDKHSQKLFNFFSHYIQIMSFNEFTGDRFRRSDVYAAIETYLSSTSATQVRRLKADAVRDSTPASRSGGGLRQARGQEPEVFLPTSKRRATTFLQPAAEALHQQRRRVEFEHPATFETLAMEPERKRGYQ; encoded by the coding sequence ATGTTCTTGAAAGCAACCTTCGAACAATACCTACCTCATGAGCTCAAAAGCTCCGTCGACAAACACTCACAGAAACTCTTCAATTTCTTCTCCCATTACATCCAAATCATGAGCTTCAACGAGTTCACCGGCGACCGCTTCAGGCGGAGCGACGTCTACGCCGCCATCGAGACCTACCTTAGCTCCACCTCCGCCACCCAGGTGCGGCGGCTCAAGGCCGATGCCGTCCGGGACAGCACGCCGGCGTCAAGGTCTGGTGGGGGCCTCCGGCAAGCACGTGGCCAAGAACCAGAAGTTTTCCTTCCAACCAGTAAACGACGAGCGACGACGTTTCTACAACCGGCGGCGGAAGCTCTACACCAACAGCGGCGCCGCGTGGAGTTCGAGCACCCGGCCACGTTCGAGACGCTAGCGATGGAGCCGGAGAGGAAGCGGGGGTACCAGTAA
- the LOC130987644 gene encoding WAT1-related protein At4g30420 — MGLENYKPIIVMVGCQFIYAGVTLSGREALLQDFSSRVFVVYRQTTAFLLIAPFAYFSRRGTKRCEAMNWKSFCLIALLSLIGVTINQNVYFEGLYLASSSAASALSNLVPAITFTIAYFLRLEKVNLENVRSWAKIMGTVLCVSGAVLMALLKGPKLLNLEFLPTNSIFLQMVAQHDTWIIGCLFLLASAFCWSLWLILQVHVTACYPDHLSLTAWMCLIAAVQSAILTFIIEPDLDTWKLTSPFQLYCCFYAGLASAVTFFAQAWCIARRGPLFSAMFNPLCTVIVTIFACIFMHEELYAGSLSGGLAVIIGLYMVLWGKAKDHEEMKEEETMKQQNNINGENENASTTVDLEQPLLSEK, encoded by the exons atggggtTGGAAAATTATAAGCCCATAATAGTAATGGTTGGGTGCCAATTCATATATGCAGGAGTTACTCTAAGTGGGAGAGAAGCTCTTTTGCAGGATTTTAGCTCAAGAGTTTTTGTTGTTTACAGGCAAACTACTGCTTTCTTGCTCATTGCTCCTTTTGCTTATTTCTCAAG GAGAGGAACAAAGAGGTGTGAAGCCATGAACTGGAAGAGCTTCTGCTTGATAGCTTTGCTGTCTTTGattgg tGTGACAATTAACCAGAATGTATATTTCGAGGGATTATACTTAGCCTCATCCTCAGCAGCTAGCGCTTTGAGCAATTTGGTGCCTGCCATCACCTTCACTATCGCCTATTTCTTGag GTTGGAAAAAGTTAATCTTGAAAACGTGAGAAGTTGGGCTAAGATTATGGGAACAGTTTTGTGTGTAAGCGGCGCCGTTTTAATGGCACTATTAAAAGGTCCAAAACTGCTCAACTTGGAATTCTTGCCAACAAATTCCATTTTCTTGCAAATGGTTGCACAGCATGACACGTGGATCATCGGCTGTTTATTTCTGCTTGCAAGCGCATTTTGCTGGTCACTTTGGCTTATTTTGCAG GTGCATGTCACAGCTTGCTATCCAGATCATCTGTCGTTAACAGCATGGATGTGCTTAATCGCAGCCGTCCAATCTGCGATCTTGACATTCATCATCGAGCCTGATTTGGACACGTGGAAACTCACCTCCCCCTTCCAACTCTATTGCTGCTTCTACGCG GGTTTGGCATCAGCGGTGACTTTCTTTGCTCAAGCATGGTGCATAGCAAGGCGTGGGCCCCTCTTTTCCGCCATGTTCAATCCGCTGTGTACAGTCATCGTCACCATTTTCGCCTGTATTTTCATGCATGAAGAGTTGTACGCCGGAAG CCTGAGTGGTGGATTGGCGGTGATAATTGGATTATATATGGTGCTGTGGGGAAAAGCAAAAGACCATGAAGAAATGAAGGAGGAAGAGACGATGAAGCAGCAGAATAATATCAATGGTGAAAATGAAAATGCGAGCACCACAGTTGATTTGGAACAGCCCCTTTTGTCTGAAAAATGA